One stretch of Variovorax sp. 54 DNA includes these proteins:
- the gabT gene encoding 4-aminobutyrate--2-oxoglutarate transaminase: MTTKTNAAIDARRIAATPRGIGIGFPIYAERALNAELWDVEGRRYIDFGSGIAVLNTGHRHPRVVEAIRAQLDCFTHTAYQVVPYESVVSLAERLNRLTPGTHAKKTAFFTTGAEAVENAIKIARAATRRPGVIALGGGFHGRTFMGMALTGKVVPYKTGFGPFPGSIFHVPAPIALHGVSVDDSLRAIEQLFKADIEPEQVAAIILEPVQGEGGFYAAPPEFMRALREICDRYGILLIADEIQTGFARTGKWFAMDHYDVVPDLMTMAKSLAGGTPLSAVCGRAEIMDAPAPGGLGGTYAANALAIAAAHAVLDVIEAERLCERAQILGDRLKARLEGLRAKVPQISDVRGLGAMVAVEFAGADGTPDAAFTKQVQTRARDAGLLLLTCGVHANVVRFLFPLTIEDAVLGEGLDILAAVLQA; encoded by the coding sequence ATGACAACCAAGACCAACGCCGCCATCGACGCGCGCCGCATCGCCGCCACGCCGCGCGGCATCGGCATCGGCTTTCCCATCTATGCCGAGCGCGCGCTCAACGCCGAGCTGTGGGACGTCGAAGGCCGGCGCTACATCGACTTCGGCTCGGGCATCGCGGTGCTCAACACCGGCCACCGGCATCCGCGCGTGGTCGAGGCCATTCGCGCGCAGCTCGATTGCTTCACCCACACCGCCTACCAGGTGGTGCCGTATGAAAGCGTGGTGTCGCTGGCCGAGCGCCTGAACCGCCTCACGCCCGGCACCCACGCCAAGAAGACCGCCTTCTTCACGACCGGCGCCGAGGCGGTCGAGAACGCCATCAAGATCGCGCGCGCCGCCACGCGCCGGCCCGGCGTGATCGCACTGGGCGGCGGCTTTCACGGCCGCACCTTCATGGGCATGGCGCTCACGGGCAAGGTGGTGCCGTACAAGACCGGCTTCGGTCCCTTCCCCGGCAGCATCTTCCACGTGCCCGCGCCGATCGCGCTGCACGGCGTGTCGGTGGACGATTCGCTGCGCGCCATCGAGCAGCTGTTCAAGGCCGACATCGAGCCCGAGCAGGTGGCGGCCATCATCCTGGAGCCCGTGCAGGGCGAAGGCGGCTTCTATGCCGCGCCGCCCGAGTTCATGCGCGCGCTGCGCGAGATCTGCGACCGCTACGGCATCCTGCTGATCGCCGACGAAATCCAGACCGGCTTCGCGCGCACCGGCAAGTGGTTTGCCATGGACCACTACGACGTGGTGCCCGACCTCATGACCATGGCCAAGAGCCTGGCCGGCGGCACGCCGCTGTCGGCCGTGTGCGGGCGCGCCGAGATCATGGACGCACCCGCGCCCGGCGGGCTCGGCGGCACCTACGCCGCCAACGCACTGGCCATTGCAGCGGCGCATGCGGTGCTCGACGTGATCGAGGCCGAACGGCTGTGCGAGCGCGCGCAGATACTGGGCGACCGGCTCAAGGCGCGCCTCGAAGGGTTGCGTGCGAAGGTGCCGCAGATTTCGGACGTGCGCGGCCTGGGCGCGATGGTGGCGGTCGAGTTCGCGGGGGCCGACGGCACGCCCGATGCCGCGTTCACGAAGCAGGTGCAAACCCGAGCGCGCGACGCGGGTTTGCTGCTGCTGACTTGCGGCGTGCACGCCAATGTGGTCCGCTTCCTTTTCCCCCTGACCATCGAAGACGCGGTGCTCGGCGAAGGCCTCGACATCCTCGCCGCCGTGCTGCAAGCCTGA